A single window of Leptospiraceae bacterium DNA harbors:
- a CDS encoding DUF839 domain-containing protein has translation MKKFKFLGINLRLPLPTKKHLTLFLLALTLFLQTGCNREEDNKGKLLTTLIVQNTVPKVDSIEFDELQLPTKYEDFFSIRVSPRARIRYNNGTYSKYFNLEYKTLYRTGDTDAFQNTVGAIKDKNGKNILESDGSTRISVQPDGNSIFQRNGKYHLMTHFENYPGVAYMTELDKKTDGSYNPKRYRYVDFSSIEGTAFLCAASHTSWDTHLSGEEDYIFDAYYYDSQVAALFGSNPKLLHVSRAPCSSVEPWTCEQWDNMRSYTGLDYTKTNPYNYGYITEISVDSNASTSVKRHYSMGKFTPELAVIMPDNRTAYMSDDGSFSGFYMYVADRAGDLSSGSLYIAKWTQTSAYPTTSTTLPATYPDGTPTIKGDTSDGGKGALTWVRLGSATDAEIKAIVDKKPTLSDIFQIGTVGGAIATGTKASCAALGTGYKLIAAGAYDVEYRGINMCLRLRDGNNGTTISSKFSSQAELLKAAAFLETRKYGGYLGGTTEFEKEEGVVYNPDRNVLYVAIGRLRFGMDVVGSSSFGPSGGDDHIQLERNDCGAIYQVALNGSQNDTVGNPIGSTYVGTEMKSILTGRRLNAGEVYADKNRCHPDYISLPDALNYYRGTLFIGEDSTSHFNNTSWAYDTKTRKLTRIMTIPPGSEFTGNFIPLEDEDRLSIFVNVQHPYGEEIFDGNTEQPINWGYNANATKDAKRGYVGYIFGLPRVSNTTNTTYAPDPNQ, from the coding sequence ATGAAAAAATTTAAATTTTTAGGAATTAATTTAAGACTGCCTTTACCGACTAAGAAACATTTGACTTTATTTTTATTGGCTTTAACTTTATTCCTCCAAACTGGATGTAACAGAGAAGAGGATAATAAAGGTAAGCTCCTAACGACACTAATTGTTCAAAACACTGTTCCCAAAGTAGATAGCATTGAGTTTGATGAGTTGCAACTTCCTACAAAGTATGAAGATTTTTTTTCCATTCGTGTATCGCCTAGAGCTAGAATACGTTACAACAATGGGACTTATTCAAAGTATTTCAATCTCGAATATAAAACGCTCTATCGAACCGGCGATACAGATGCATTTCAAAATACAGTTGGAGCCATCAAAGACAAAAATGGAAAAAATATTCTAGAGTCAGATGGTTCTACTAGAATAAGTGTGCAACCGGATGGTAATAGTATTTTTCAAAGAAATGGAAAATATCATTTGATGACTCATTTTGAAAACTATCCGGGTGTCGCCTATATGACAGAGCTTGACAAAAAAACAGATGGCTCTTACAATCCCAAACGCTATCGATACGTAGATTTTTCTTCCATTGAAGGCACTGCATTCTTATGTGCAGCAAGTCATACTTCTTGGGATACTCATTTATCGGGCGAAGAAGATTATATCTTTGATGCGTATTATTATGACTCTCAAGTTGCGGCATTATTTGGCTCTAACCCAAAGCTACTCCATGTTAGCCGCGCTCCTTGTAGTTCTGTCGAGCCTTGGACTTGCGAACAATGGGACAATATGCGATCTTATACTGGACTCGATTATACTAAAACAAATCCATACAACTACGGATATATCACAGAAATTTCAGTAGATAGCAATGCAAGCACAAGCGTTAAGCGCCATTACAGCATGGGAAAATTTACACCGGAACTTGCGGTAATAATGCCTGACAACAGAACAGCTTATATGTCGGATGACGGTTCCTTTAGCGGTTTCTACATGTATGTCGCTGACAGAGCAGGAGATTTATCATCTGGCTCGTTATATATAGCTAAATGGACACAAACTTCTGCATATCCGACTACAAGCACAACACTACCTGCTACTTATCCAGACGGAACTCCCACAATTAAAGGAGATACTTCCGATGGAGGCAAAGGCGCGTTAACCTGGGTAAGACTTGGCTCTGCCACAGACGCAGAAATTAAAGCTATCGTTGATAAGAAACCAACGCTGAGCGATATCTTTCAAATTGGAACTGTAGGTGGAGCCATTGCTACCGGCACAAAAGCATCCTGTGCTGCACTCGGCACCGGCTACAAGCTAATAGCCGCTGGAGCCTACGATGTTGAATACAGAGGGATAAATATGTGTTTGCGCTTAAGAGATGGAAACAATGGAACGACTATCTCTTCGAAATTTTCAAGCCAGGCTGAACTTTTAAAAGCTGCCGCCTTTCTGGAAACAAGAAAATACGGAGGCTACTTAGGAGGAACGACTGAATTTGAAAAAGAAGAAGGTGTTGTGTATAATCCAGATAGAAATGTTCTCTACGTTGCAATCGGTCGCCTTCGATTTGGAATGGATGTAGTTGGTTCTAGTTCTTTCGGACCAAGTGGAGGTGACGATCATATTCAATTAGAAAGAAATGACTGCGGAGCTATTTATCAGGTAGCGCTTAACGGTTCCCAAAATGACACTGTTGGAAATCCAATCGGCTCGACTTACGTAGGAACAGAAATGAAATCCATTCTGACCGGTCGAAGACTAAATGCTGGAGAAGTGTATGCGGATAAGAACCGTTGCCACCCGGATTACATTTCTCTTCCAGATGCTTTAAATTATTACAGAGGAACTCTTTTTATTGGAGAGGACTCAACGAGTCACTTCAACAATACTTCATGGGCTTATGATACAAAGACTAGAAAGCTTACGCGGATAATGACGATTCCCCCCGGTTCCGAGTTTACCGGAAACTTTATTCCATTAGAAGACGAAGACAGATTAAGTATTTTTGTGAATGTTCAACACCCTTATGGCGAAGAAATTTTCGATGGCAATACAGAACAACCAATCAATTGGGGCTATAACGCAAATGCTACAAAGGATGCAAAAAGAGGATACGTTGGGTATATATTTGGTTTGCCTCGCGTTTCAAATACGACTAATACTACTTATGCGCCAGATCCAAATCAATAA
- a CDS encoding sulfatase, producing the protein MLRIFPILLFLSILSTSLFSEENSINLLYYHPKVKILHKKKTLPKKVSANTYIAKANSIDARFLNSQEKIKGIDIVKKTITIPADTSVEFKISIPLNHTLHFQMRKSKERQNAANPEAVQVFLNESPSSFDLKSELNSNLLKIKATSDDVILENVFLIRNAVNGDKPDILFIVIDSLRADVCGFNGANFNATPNLDKFAKSSYVFQKHLVNSSWTRPSTLVFFTGLYPSKSFINLWDYSVFPEEKKSFYKSKILPLPANLAQNGYKSVMIGNNPFLTDHRGIGVDVGFEEVYDYSNYENDTIPITEKILSHLKALPPKDKRRPEFIFLNYNDPHKPYTPPAKFLSQIKNAEKVDPRKKDYLGEVAFVDFELDKILQALKEKGIADNMIILVTSDHGEVMNPTHGKSKFTGVYTLYGHGQGLYEEDIHTPLLLKLPSKKEQKNIASVSRSIDIMPTILEAANLSKPKDGDGESLFPLIEGKEKEERLYYGESRGVIGVRKDGWKWMQKVFHFHRPGAHWDGLVSQEPMYLFNYKSDPEENTLIENEAKKKELRKLADSFLKKTSIYGVRITNPDNSESKDVTISIQTNVGKVVLTDEKGNSITRENFTTNSRGFVFSKSMEKNSNIEFNFIPYPDISFPRVDITVNGKPIGKGELGVGEKDIFPGKCNNKAECAEMYLIHNKKPEIPKQFRAQVWLETKTLQLTNEKVKLENDAIDILKKQGYIK; encoded by the coding sequence ATGCTACGTATTTTTCCAATTCTACTATTTCTATCCATTCTATCAACTTCTCTTTTTTCAGAAGAAAACAGTATTAATCTTCTCTACTATCACCCTAAAGTAAAGATATTACATAAGAAAAAAACTCTTCCCAAGAAAGTATCAGCTAATACGTATATTGCGAAAGCAAATTCTATTGATGCACGATTCTTAAATTCGCAAGAAAAAATCAAAGGTATAGATATTGTAAAAAAAACAATCACGATTCCTGCTGATACAAGCGTAGAATTTAAAATTTCTATTCCTTTAAATCACACACTTCATTTTCAAATGCGCAAATCGAAAGAAAGGCAGAATGCAGCCAATCCAGAAGCAGTTCAAGTTTTCTTAAACGAAAGTCCTAGCAGTTTTGATTTAAAATCTGAATTAAATTCTAATCTATTAAAAATAAAAGCTACGAGCGACGATGTTATTTTAGAAAATGTATTTCTAATTCGAAATGCGGTAAATGGAGATAAGCCGGATATACTTTTTATTGTGATTGATTCTTTGCGCGCTGATGTCTGTGGTTTCAATGGAGCAAATTTTAATGCAACGCCTAATTTAGATAAATTTGCAAAGTCATCCTATGTTTTTCAAAAGCATCTTGTAAATTCGAGTTGGACTAGACCTTCGACTTTGGTTTTTTTTACGGGACTTTATCCTTCTAAGAGTTTTATTAATCTCTGGGATTATTCCGTTTTTCCCGAAGAGAAAAAATCTTTTTACAAATCAAAGATTCTTCCCCTTCCTGCCAACCTAGCGCAAAATGGGTATAAGTCGGTGATGATTGGGAATAATCCTTTCTTAACCGACCACAGAGGGATCGGTGTAGACGTTGGATTTGAAGAAGTATATGATTATTCCAATTATGAAAATGATACAATTCCAATCACAGAAAAAATTCTCTCTCATCTAAAAGCATTGCCGCCAAAAGACAAACGTCGTCCTGAATTTATTTTTTTAAATTATAACGATCCGCATAAACCGTATACTCCTCCTGCAAAATTTCTATCGCAAATTAAAAATGCTGAAAAGGTAGATCCAAGAAAAAAAGATTACTTAGGTGAAGTTGCCTTTGTAGATTTTGAGCTAGATAAAATATTGCAAGCTTTAAAAGAAAAGGGAATAGCAGATAATATGATTATTCTGGTAACATCAGATCACGGCGAGGTGATGAATCCTACTCATGGTAAATCAAAATTTACCGGTGTCTATACTCTTTATGGACATGGACAGGGACTTTATGAAGAAGATATTCATACTCCTTTGTTACTAAAACTTCCGAGTAAGAAAGAGCAAAAGAATATAGCGAGTGTTAGTCGTTCAATTGATATTATGCCAACTATACTAGAAGCGGCAAATCTCAGTAAACCGAAAGATGGAGATGGAGAAAGCTTATTTCCTTTGATTGAAGGAAAAGAAAAAGAGGAAAGGCTCTATTATGGTGAGTCGCGCGGTGTGATCGGAGTAAGAAAAGATGGATGGAAGTGGATGCAAAAGGTATTTCACTTCCATCGTCCGGGAGCGCACTGGGATGGACTTGTATCACAGGAGCCGATGTATCTTTTTAATTATAAGTCTGACCCCGAAGAAAATACTCTCATCGAAAATGAAGCCAAGAAAAAGGAACTAAGAAAACTTGCTGATTCCTTTTTGAAAAAGACTTCTATTTACGGAGTGAGGATTACAAATCCAGATAATTCCGAAAGTAAAGATGTTACTATTTCGATTCAAACAAATGTAGGCAAAGTGGTATTAACCGATGAGAAAGGAAATTCTATCACAAGAGAAAATTTCACAACGAATTCGCGGGGTTTTGTATTTTCAAAGTCGATGGAGAAAAATTCTAACATTGAATTTAATTTTATTCCTTATCCAGATATTTCTTTTCCCCGTGTGGATATAACTGTAAATGGAAAACCTATCGGCAAAGGGGAATTAGGCGTTGGAGAAAAAGATATTTTTCCGGGGAAATGTAATAATAAAGCGGAATGTGCTGAAATGTATTTGATTCACAATAAAAAACCAGAGATTCCAAAACAATTTAGAGCGCAGGTATGGCTTGAAACAAAAACTCTACAGTTAACAAATGAAAAAGTAAAATTAGAAAATGATGCAATTGATATTCTAAAAAAACAGGGGTATATAAAATGA
- a CDS encoding CoA transferase — protein MSGPLAGVKVIDLSLLLPGPLCSMYLADMGAEVIKIENPRAYDGTRAMVKSKEGLPGLFFMTNRNKKAITLNLKKEKSKEILFKLLENADILLEGFRPDALDEMGIGYSVLKEKFPRLIYCGISGYGTSGPYKDWAGHDGNYLALSGVLDQLGGRDKPSLAGFQLADIGGGTLTAVAAILAALYSREKTGKGQKIDVSMMESSLQFISLYAGIYMSTGKLPERGNELLSGKLANYNIYKTKEGRFVFLGALEERFFRTFLRQIGKEHLMVEGKNLEELSEEFKETLEDFFLSKTFTDLKPLFENPDCCLTPIKNLSEVLQDEHLLERGSVFKKNHPVYGEYFQFASPFRFSETVCEYKTHPPEHGEHNSSVYTSLGYSLEELEKWKKERVI, from the coding sequence ATGAGCGGTCCTTTAGCAGGTGTAAAAGTAATAGACTTAAGTCTTCTTCTTCCGGGTCCACTCTGCTCGATGTATTTAGCTGATATGGGAGCAGAAGTAATCAAAATTGAAAATCCTCGTGCCTACGATGGAACAAGAGCAATGGTAAAATCAAAAGAAGGTTTACCGGGATTATTCTTCATGACCAATCGAAACAAGAAGGCAATCACTCTTAACCTCAAAAAAGAAAAATCCAAAGAAATACTTTTTAAGCTCTTAGAAAATGCAGATATATTACTAGAAGGATTTCGCCCTGATGCGTTAGACGAAATGGGAATTGGATATTCTGTTTTAAAAGAAAAATTTCCGCGCTTAATCTATTGCGGTATATCGGGATACGGCACTAGCGGTCCTTATAAAGATTGGGCAGGACATGATGGAAATTATTTGGCACTCTCTGGTGTTCTAGATCAACTCGGCGGAAGAGACAAACCATCGTTAGCCGGATTTCAACTGGCTGATATTGGAGGCGGAACACTTACAGCAGTAGCGGCAATCCTCGCAGCTCTCTACTCACGCGAAAAAACAGGCAAGGGACAGAAGATAGATGTTTCGATGATGGAGTCTAGTTTGCAATTCATTTCGCTTTATGCAGGAATTTATATGTCTACTGGAAAATTACCCGAGAGAGGCAATGAACTTTTATCCGGTAAATTAGCGAATTATAATATTTACAAAACAAAAGAGGGACGTTTCGTTTTCCTGGGCGCTTTAGAAGAAAGATTCTTTAGAACTTTCTTAAGACAAATTGGAAAAGAACATTTGATGGTAGAAGGAAAGAATCTAGAAGAATTATCAGAAGAATTTAAAGAGACTCTAGAAGATTTCTTTTTATCGAAGACTTTTACTGATTTGAAACCTTTGTTTGAAAATCCCGATTGTTGTCTGACTCCAATTAAAAATCTCTCTGAAGTTTTGCAGGATGAGCATTTACTAGAAAGAGGCTCTGTGTTTAAAAAAAATCATCCTGTCTATGGAGAATACTTTCAGTTTGCCTCCCCATTTCGTTTTTCGGAAACAGTCTGTGAATATAAAACTCATCCACCCGAGCATGGCGAGCACAATTCTTCTGTGTATACTTCCCTTGGTTATAGTCTAGAAGAATTGGAAAAATGGAAAAAGGAGCGGGTAATATGA
- a CDS encoding DUF423 domain-containing protein, whose translation MEKGAGNMNKLLVIASVYGFFAVAFGAFGAHALKDVLGDRVGIYETANRYHFYHTFAIFASAFLYNIYQRKVFLKSGYLFAAGIFIFSGSLYALSISGIRILGAITPIGGVLFLIAWATLGYSVLNRK comes from the coding sequence ATGGAAAAAGGAGCGGGTAATATGAATAAGCTATTAGTCATAGCTTCTGTTTATGGATTTTTTGCTGTAGCCTTCGGGGCATTTGGAGCACATGCGTTAAAGGATGTATTAGGTGATCGAGTTGGAATTTATGAGACAGCCAATCGTTATCATTTTTATCATACGTTCGCGATTTTTGCTTCTGCATTTTTGTATAATATTTATCAGAGAAAAGTCTTTTTAAAATCCGGTTATCTATTTGCCGCTGGAATATTTATTTTTTCTGGTAGTCTCTATGCTCTAAGTATTTCTGGAATTCGAATACTTGGAGCAATCACTCCCATCGGCGGAGTTCTTTTTCTCATTGCATGGGCTACTCTCGGTTATTCGGTTCTGAATAGAAAGTAG
- a CDS encoding AAA family ATPase, protein MSESERAFPQLIETLHPVEKMVFLAGPRQVGKTTIAQSLLSSLSDGGMYLNYDIPTHRRLIISGNDLLSDLRKPKKRPMVVFDEIHKMAKFKAFLKGFYDENKNDSRIWVTGSGRLDLFQKGR, encoded by the coding sequence ATGTCTGAATCCGAGCGCGCCTTTCCCCAATTGATTGAAACCCTTCATCCTGTGGAAAAAATGGTTTTTCTTGCAGGACCCAGGCAAGTTGGAAAGACTACAATTGCGCAGTCTTTACTAAGTTCGCTATCCGATGGCGGAATGTATTTAAACTATGATATTCCAACTCATAGAAGACTGATTATTTCTGGGAACGATTTACTCAGTGATTTGCGTAAGCCAAAAAAAAGACCGATGGTTGTTTTCGATGAAATTCATAAAATGGCAAAGTTCAAAGCATTTCTAAAAGGATTTTATGATGAGAACAAAAACGATTCCAGAATTTGGGTGACTGGCTCTGGTCGGCTCGATCTATTTCAAAAGGGGCGATAG
- a CDS encoding DUF4143 domain-containing protein, whose product MIEPETCWENFEESNSINFDYQSLLDFGGFPEPLFKGEKSFHKRWITSRKDRITREDIRDLTRIQDLDRLEKLIDLLQFKIGSPLSVNSLREDLGVAFETIEAWLETLARVYYIYFLKPFSNKINRAIRKERKMYFWDWSTISDPGAKFENFVVSHFQKACNAWNDFGISEAELCYIRDKEKREVDIVMLIDKKPFLLAEVKLSDTDPSPHLLRFSEATGCKRLVQIVNIPKTKKTFKKDGKLIHIVSPENLFSFF is encoded by the coding sequence TTGATTGAGCCAGAAACATGCTGGGAAAATTTTGAAGAATCAAACTCCATAAATTTTGATTATCAATCCTTACTTGATTTTGGTGGTTTTCCGGAACCTTTATTTAAAGGAGAAAAAAGTTTTCATAAAAGATGGATTACTTCTAGAAAAGATAGAATCACACGTGAGGATATTCGTGATTTAACCCGTATACAAGATTTGGATAGATTAGAAAAATTAATTGATTTACTTCAGTTTAAAATTGGTTCCCCTTTGTCTGTAAATTCTTTGCGTGAGGATTTGGGGGTTGCGTTTGAAACAATCGAAGCATGGTTAGAAACTCTTGCTCGCGTATACTACATTTATTTTCTAAAACCTTTTTCGAATAAAATCAATCGAGCGATTCGCAAAGAAAGAAAAATGTATTTCTGGGATTGGTCAACTATTAGTGACCCGGGAGCAAAGTTTGAAAACTTTGTTGTCTCCCATTTTCAAAAAGCTTGCAATGCGTGGAATGATTTTGGAATTTCCGAAGCAGAGCTTTGTTATATTCGAGACAAAGAAAAAAGAGAAGTCGATATAGTTATGTTAATCGATAAAAAGCCATTTCTTCTAGCAGAAGTGAAACTATCGGATACGGATCCTTCGCCTCATCTGCTTCGCTTTTCGGAAGCGACTGGTTGTAAACGTCTTGTTCAAATTGTAAATATTCCAAAGACTAAAAAGACTTTTAAGAAAGATGGGAAATTAATTCATATTGTTTCACCAGAGAATCTTTTTTCTTTTTTCTAA
- the mnmH gene encoding tRNA 2-selenouridine(34) synthase MnmH produces the protein MIQISKTKTIDTILKEFSPNTHILIDVRSESEFAEDHIPDSINLPVLNDKERAEVGTEYKQNPFTARQLGAKLIAGNLRNNLERVEELILAFNKDCVEKHKPFCHFVVYCWRGGMRSRSLFTVMDLIGYKTSLIDGGYQAYRRFVNHYFHEENLPEAISIYGPSGSGKSELISILQESKLPAVHLEKYANHKGSLLGGNPSNQPSQKLFESYLYQALQKNISSHMIVEGESKKIGGIILPEKFYSKMMTGKKIWVELPLEIRAERLAKEYNNSNEFILEKLQYLKRFIDGKIFLAITTAIAANDRYSAALLLLKHHYDKHYLKGSPETGTNREYAMVFKAESFNELQKNVLDYLKSF, from the coding sequence ATGATACAAATTTCCAAAACAAAAACCATAGATACTATTCTCAAAGAATTCTCTCCGAACACGCATATTCTAATTGATGTAAGAAGTGAATCTGAATTTGCAGAAGATCATATTCCCGACTCAATCAATCTGCCAGTTCTAAATGATAAAGAAAGAGCCGAAGTCGGAACGGAATACAAACAAAATCCATTCACCGCACGACAACTCGGTGCAAAATTAATAGCGGGCAATCTAAGAAATAATTTAGAAAGAGTTGAAGAATTGATTCTTGCATTCAATAAAGATTGTGTCGAGAAGCACAAACCATTTTGCCATTTCGTTGTATATTGTTGGCGTGGCGGAATGCGCTCTCGTTCTTTGTTTACTGTAATGGATTTAATTGGATATAAAACAAGCTTGATTGATGGAGGTTACCAGGCATATCGTCGCTTCGTAAATCATTACTTCCACGAGGAAAATTTACCAGAAGCAATTTCCATTTACGGACCGAGTGGTAGCGGCAAATCAGAATTAATCTCTATTTTACAAGAATCCAAATTACCAGCAGTTCACTTAGAAAAATATGCAAATCACAAAGGATCTTTACTTGGTGGGAATCCTTCTAACCAACCTTCCCAAAAATTATTCGAGTCCTACCTTTATCAGGCTCTACAGAAAAATATTTCTAGTCATATGATCGTAGAAGGCGAAAGCAAAAAAATTGGAGGAATTATTTTACCAGAAAAGTTTTACTCCAAGATGATGACAGGAAAAAAAATCTGGGTTGAGCTTCCTTTAGAAATACGAGCTGAACGTCTTGCAAAAGAATACAATAACTCGAATGAATTTATTTTGGAAAAGCTTCAATACTTAAAGCGATTTATCGATGGAAAAATATTTCTAGCCATTACTACAGCAATTGCGGCTAATGATCGTTATTCTGCCGCACTCTTATTATTAAAGCATCATTATGATAAGCATTACCTAAAAGGCTCACCTGAGACTGGAACAAATAGGGAATACGCAATGGTTTTTAAAGCAGAATCATTCAATGAATTACAGAAAAATGTCTTAGATTATTTGAAATCTTTTTAG
- a CDS encoding SpoIIE family protein phosphatase yields MNDSFETTFLSMKAPPESWTKANKFPIWLNKFYSKNESLWTFTMVSFFDVPENISINRQTGIKLGEIGEVFEIFINGNKIVSEGEIKDGKVSFHRTVRGKIYEFDKSILKPKDNLLLIKISGDPRFDHTGFYLTNGYQIGLYEDLQYEEQDRITLILIGIYLTIGFYHLFLFTKRKQDKYNLYYALYTIGLGVYIYTRTSAIFENNWDTTLIQRVELCVLYPTIFFNFALQEEIFFHRIRKVTSYYGYFLFAWSVLTIFLPMFMAEYLLRVWQITFITLGLGIAINIIYISVKNKIPNAKRLMFGIIFLTFAAIFDVIDSLVLNTGLAFSKYVFFLYVFGFATILANNFIQVHNDIEHLNNTLERKVDERTKELTNSLQKVNELKKQQDGDYYLTSLLIDPLGVNHAEKEIVNVEFLLRQKKKFSFKGNDSELGGDLCRTETIQLKNRSFTVFFNADAMGKSMQGAGGAIVVGAVFDSIIERTKLSKLVQNSYPERWLKNSFVELHKVFESFDCTMLVSIVVGLVDNSSGLLYYINAEHPYPVLYRDGKASFIGDEYIYRKLGMPVSESAYISVETFQMKQGDIFISGSDGRDDVIVKNSLGEKILNTDEKAFLRIVEKAEGNLEAVLTLLTLDGELTDDLSLLRINLNKNPFPFDVSDLDEVINSNPILEKMDSESTPIADNEYLLSKEINIRALKGICLNYMKLGKYQEAIKFGREYLDLVPADVIMIFRVSEAFKKVKNFEEAIELGERLRLRRKQNIDNLINLAECYIALNQNDRAKLLLHDVLLLERDNVSALEILEGISV; encoded by the coding sequence TTGAATGATTCATTTGAGACTACTTTTCTTTCTATGAAGGCTCCCCCTGAAAGCTGGACAAAGGCAAATAAATTTCCAATATGGCTAAATAAGTTTTACTCGAAAAATGAATCTCTTTGGACATTCACGATGGTAAGTTTTTTCGATGTGCCGGAAAATATTTCTATTAACCGGCAAACAGGTATTAAACTCGGAGAGATAGGGGAAGTATTTGAGATATTTATTAATGGAAATAAAATTGTAAGTGAAGGTGAAATTAAAGATGGTAAAGTTTCTTTTCATAGAACTGTTCGCGGAAAAATATATGAATTTGATAAGAGTATTCTGAAACCCAAAGACAATCTATTACTTATAAAAATTTCGGGAGATCCAAGGTTTGATCACACTGGTTTTTATTTAACAAATGGCTATCAAATTGGACTTTATGAAGACTTACAATATGAAGAGCAAGATAGAATTACATTAATTCTAATTGGAATTTATTTAACAATTGGGTTTTATCATTTGTTTCTATTTACAAAACGTAAGCAAGATAAGTATAATCTTTATTATGCGCTATATACCATTGGACTAGGAGTATATATATACACAAGAACGTCGGCAATTTTTGAGAATAATTGGGATACCACTTTGATTCAGCGTGTCGAATTATGCGTGTTATATCCAACAATATTTTTTAACTTTGCACTTCAGGAAGAAATCTTCTTTCACAGAATCAGAAAAGTTACAAGTTACTATGGATATTTCTTATTTGCTTGGTCTGTATTGACGATTTTTCTCCCTATGTTTATGGCAGAATATTTACTTAGAGTATGGCAGATAACATTTATTACCCTCGGATTAGGAATAGCAATTAATATTATCTATATATCAGTAAAGAATAAAATTCCGAATGCCAAAAGATTAATGTTTGGAATTATTTTTCTGACCTTTGCTGCAATTTTTGATGTAATAGATTCACTTGTTTTAAATACGGGACTTGCGTTCAGTAAATACGTTTTCTTTTTATATGTATTCGGATTTGCTACTATTCTTGCAAATAATTTCATTCAGGTGCACAACGACATAGAGCATTTGAATAACACACTAGAACGAAAAGTGGATGAGCGCACAAAGGAATTAACAAATAGCTTACAAAAAGTAAACGAATTAAAAAAACAGCAAGATGGTGATTATTATCTTACATCCCTTTTGATTGATCCTCTTGGAGTCAATCATGCAGAAAAAGAAATCGTTAATGTTGAATTTTTACTTCGACAAAAAAAGAAATTTAGTTTTAAGGGAAATGATTCTGAACTCGGGGGAGATTTATGTAGAACTGAGACGATTCAATTAAAAAATAGATCATTTACCGTTTTCTTCAATGCAGATGCAATGGGAAAATCTATGCAGGGCGCAGGTGGCGCGATTGTAGTAGGCGCGGTGTTTGATTCGATTATTGAAAGAACAAAACTCAGTAAGCTTGTGCAAAATTCTTATCCAGAACGTTGGCTAAAAAATTCCTTCGTGGAGTTACATAAAGTATTTGAAAGCTTTGATTGCACAATGCTTGTTTCTATTGTTGTAGGGCTTGTTGATAATTCTTCCGGCTTACTATATTACATCAACGCAGAGCATCCTTATCCGGTATTGTATCGTGACGGCAAAGCGTCGTTTATCGGTGATGAATATATTTATAGAAAACTGGGAATGCCAGTCAGTGAGAGCGCATATATTTCTGTAGAGACATTTCAAATGAAACAGGGCGATATTTTTATCTCAGGCTCAGATGGTCGTGATGATGTAATTGTAAAAAATTCTCTGGGAGAAAAAATTTTAAACACAGATGAAAAAGCTTTTCTCAGAATTGTAGAAAAAGCAGAAGGAAATTTGGAAGCAGTATTAACACTGCTCACATTAGATGGAGAGCTCACCGACGATTTATCTTTATTAAGAATCAATTTGAATAAAAATCCTTTTCCATTTGACGTTTCCGACTTAGATGAAGTAATAAATTCAAATCCTATTTTAGAAAAAATGGATTCCGAATCAACGCCTATTGCGGATAATGAGTATTTGCTTTCTAAAGAGATTAATATACGAGCACTTAAAGGTATCTGTCTTAATTATATGAAATTGGGTAAATACCAAGAGGCAATTAAATTTGGGAGAGAATATTTAGATTTGGTGCCGGCAGATGTAATCATGATTTTTCGAGTGTCTGAGGCTTTTAAGAAAGTAAAAAATTTTGAAGAAGCAATTGAACTTGGTGAGCGTTTACGATTAAGAAGAAAGCAAAACATAGATAATTTAATTAATCTTGCAGAGTGTTATATCGCGTTAAATCAAAATGACAGAGCAAAATTATTATTGCACGATGTTCTGTTATTGGAAAGAGATAATGTTTCTGCTCTTGAAATACTTGAAGGTATTAGCGTATAA